TATTGTGAGATTATAACAAGAATTAACTAATTTTTGCTATAATTTTTGTATGAGTAAATTAGATAGAGAGAAAGAAAAAATCGGTTTTACACAATATTATTTTTAAAAGTATCAATCATTTTAAAAAACACTTCTTTATTTTTAGCGTTGAAAGTTTGTTCTATGTCATAAATTAAATTTTCAAATTCATCTCTTATAAGTCTTACTGCCATAAATTTTAATTCTTTATAATCGAAAGAATTTGCCTCATAAAGCATATTTTCATACACGAACCTAGCTTTATTTTTTACCATATTGTGTGCTATTCTTAAATATTTGTCCTCTTTGGTTTCTATTTTTTCGCTTTCTTTTGCTAGTTTTTGCATATCGATATTTTCAGGCTTAAAAGTAAAGGTTATGCCTGAAACCTTACCGCCACGCCCACGCCCTGCGGTTTTTTCTTTTTCGTAAAAAAGATTTTTAAAAGGCACTCTAATTTGGTCAAAAAGATTGCGTTCTTTAGAAAGCTCTTTAAGGGCTGGTTTTAAAATCCATTTATCAACTTCGCTTTGTCTATAATCTTGTGGTATCTTCATAATCCTGCAAAATTCTTCCCACTCAAAATAAGCTTTGCCTGTGGTTCTAAATTGCTTTAAAAGGCGGTAAAGTGTTTTAGCATATTTACCGCTAAGTTCTGCAAATTCTGCTAATTCAAAGGCTGTAAAACCAAATTTTTTATTTATTATCATATCGTAAAAACGACTTTGTAAAGTTATATGCACTTCATCAGCAATAATATTTGCTTCTTCAAAACAAACAAAATTATAAATCGTTTTTTCATTTTTTTGGTATGAAACAAGAAAATTGCAAAGTTTTTTTAAGCAATCATCAATAGCAAAGAAAATTTCTTTATAGTCCATTTTGCTATCGTTTAACCGACACAATTCAATAAACTTCTTTTGTGGAATAATTATTTTTCTTTTATCAGGGTTAAAAAACTTTTTTAAAAATGGCGTATTTTCTTTTTTGTCTTTGGTTAGCGAGATAATAGCCATAAACATATCCATTTGTATGGCTTTGAGTTCAGGCATAGGTAAAAGATTAAAATCATTATTATATTTAACTATTTCGCTCATTTGCATATCCAAAGTAAGACAATCAAGGCAAGGGGCTTCTCTGCCCCTGCGGTTTTGTTAGAAAAATACTTCAACTTTAAGCTTAAAAAACCTAAAATTTAGGTATAATCTCACAAAAC
This window of the Campylobacter helveticus genome carries:
- a CDS encoding replication initiation protein, with product MSEIVKYNNDFNLLPMPELKAIQMDMFMAIISLTKDKKENTPFLKKFFNPDKRKIIIPQKKFIELCRLNDSKMDYKEIFFAIDDCLKKLCNFLVSYQKNEKTIYNFVCFEEANIIADEVHITLQSRFYDMIINKKFGFTAFELAEFAELSGKYAKTLYRLLKQFRTTGKAYFEWEEFCRIMKIPQDYRQSEVDKWILKPALKELSKERNLFDQIRVPFKNLFYEKEKTAGRGRGGKVSGITFTFKPENIDMQKLAKESEKIETKEDKYLRIAHNMVKNKARFVYENMLYEANSFDYKELKFMAVRLIRDEFENLIYDIEQTFNAKNKEVFFKMIDTFKNNIV